TGCCCGCCAGCAAGCTGCAGGGGGTTGTAACGAGGGTGGAGATGTAGGGATGAAGCAATGGGCTCTATCAGGGGGCCGTCAACCGCAAAGACGCAAAGAAGGCCGGGCACCGAATGCCCGGCCTTCTTTCGTTCCGGCTTGATACCTTTCATTTCGCTACCACGACTGTACTCCGGGGCCGTCATGGCACCCGCTGACGATGAGGCTGCCGTGGGAGCAGGAGGCGCTCGACCCGCGCGGCGTATTGACGGTGATGCCGGTGGTGGTCTGCACCGTGTTCGTCTGCGTCGTCCCGCTCAGCCTGTTCTTGTTCGGCCCGTGGTTCACCCCCGCCCCCGAGCCGGCCTGGGTGCCGAAGCCGGTGTTGCTGACGCCGGGGTGGCACGTGCCGCACACCGATCCGTGGTGCGTCGGATGCCTGCGCTTTATGTTCGGGAAAAGAGTTCCGGTCGGTGCGGCGAGGTTTCCCGTCCCCCCGGTGCCGTGGCACGACCTGCAGTTCCCTTTCCCGTTCCCAGCCAGGAGCGGGTTTGCCACGGTATGGCAGGACATGCAGTCGGGAGCTCCGGTTGTGGCGTCCTTCGCCAGCGGGTACTGGTTCGCGGCAGCGCTTCCCCCCACACCGGTGTTGTGGCAGCCGCCGTTTGACTTCAGACAGGTGGGGGCGGCGACCGCGTTGTGGGTGAAGTAGGGCACCACATGCGCGCCTGTTGCTTCTATGGCGCCGTTGACGTGTTTCGTCCGGTCGGTGAAGCCGGTTCCGGCAGCATTGACATGCGGGTGGCAGGTTATGCAGTTTACCGGGGTCATCCCGGCGTGGGTGGCGTTGGCTGGCGGATATCCGTGGCACTTCGTGCAGTCGCTCGCGGCGACACCGGTCAGGAAGGGGCTCCCCCACGACGGCGCGAGGACCGCCGACGCCGGTTTGTCCATCTCGGGGCCATTGCCATGGCAGTACGTGTTGCTGCAGCTCCGCCCCGCCGCGGTGTATGCCGGCGTGAGCCCGCCGCTGGAAGCGAGCGCGCCGAAGACGACCGGGTTGGCCAGGACGGTGGCGGCACGAGCCCGGGAGCGGTTCAGGTGGTCGACCGTGCCGACTCCGAGGCCGCTGTGGCACTCGGCGCAGACGGTCGACTCTCCGGCCGGGAGATTGATGGCGCTGTGCGAGCCGTGAACCGCCGCGACGTCAGGATAGCTTGTCCCGCCCGGGGGGGTGGCATGGCAGGAGGTGCAGCCGGTCGCTACCGCGGTCGGATCGGCGATATGGCAGGTGAGACAGCGCGGGATCGTCTTCCCTCCGGTGAGGGGGACGTCCGCCCCGACCTGGTGACATCCCAGGCAATACCCGAAGTTGCCGCGCGCCGTGGCGTTGTGGTTGTTGTACGGCACCGCGTGCGGCGCATTTCCCGGCCCGTTGGAGTGACAGGTCCTTGCCTGCCCGAGGGCGTTCGTGAAGGTGGTGGAGAAGCAGCTTGGCGCTGCGGGGAGAGGCGCGGTGCGCCCCTGGCTCACATCGTGGCAAACCGCGCAGGCCTTGGCGATAGAGCCGGCCGTGCGGTGCGAGAAGGCGCCGCTCCCCTGCCAGTCGGTGGGGTGTGCCTTCGCAAAGGTGTGGCAGCTGGAGCAGGCGGCGGTCCTCGTGCCGTCCGCGAGGGTGGTCCCGTCGAAGGCGGTGGTTCCTTTGGTGCCGTGGCAGGCCTGGCAAACGGTGAGATCCTTCTTCGCCTCCCCGCCATGCAGGGACGGCGGTATCGTTGCGGAGGGTGCGAACGGTAGCTGATGGAAGTGGCACAGGGTGTTGTTGAAGCATCCCGGCGCCGCAGCGACCGTAGTTGGCGGCTTTATGGTGGAGTTGGCCCCTGCGGTGTGACACTGGGCGCAGACTGTCACGTTTCGCTGGTCCGCTGTCGCGTGGGAAGCCCCGCCGGTGGAGGAGAACCACGGCTTGCGCGGGTGCGGAGCCAGAACGGCGCTGCCGTGGCAGGCGGAGTTATTGAGGCAGCTCGTCGCCGAGCCGTTCGCGAAGGAGGTCCCGTGGCATTGCTGGCAGTAGGCGAAACCGCTGGCCGAGCCGGGCGCCTTCTTCGCCTGTGCTCCATGCTGGGCCGCTGCGCCCCAGCCGGCGGGGTGGCCGATCTGGGCATGACAGAGGGAGTTGTCGAAGCACCCGCTGGCGCCGACCGGATCCCCCGCCTGAGGCGTGCGGGAGGAGTTGGCACCCGCCGCGTGGCACAGGGCGCACTGTCCCGCGTTGCTCGTATCGGTGGTGCTATGGGAAGGCCCGCCGCTGGTGGAGAGCCACGGCGTGGCTGGATGCGGCGCGCTTATTCCGGAGCCGTGGCACGAGGCATCGTTGAAGCACCCCTGCTGTGCAGAGCCGCCGCTGTAATCGGAGCCATGACACGGCGTGCAGGAGGAAAGCCCGGTGCTCCCGCCGGCGACGGCGTTGGCGGCTGCGCCATGCCGGGCGGCGGCGGACCATCCTGTCGGGTGTCCTTCCACTCCATGACAGAGGGTGTTGTTGAAGCACCCCGGCTCTGTCCCTGCCGGCGCCGGGTCGGAAGGCTTGCGGGACGAGTTCGCCCCGCCGGTATGGCAGACGGCGCAGGCTCTCGCGTTGCTCGCGTCCGCCGAGCTGTGGGTGCGCCCCCCGATGGAGGAGCGCCACGGCTTCTGGGAATGGGGCGCCGCGACTTGCGCTCCGTGGCACCCGGCGGTGTTGAGACAGGACCTCCTGGAGATCCCCCCGCCAAGATCGGCCCCATGGCAGGCCTGGCAATGGGGAAGGCCGGTTATCCCCGCGGCACGTGCATTGGCGGCAGCGCCGTGGGCGTCAGGATCGGCCCATCCGGCGGGATGTCCCGAGGGTCCCCCGGCATGACAGCCTACTCCGTTCCGGTCGGCGCTGAAGCAGCTCACCTTGCTGATCCCCCCGGCGTAGTCGCTGCCGTGGCACTCCTTGCACGCATTGGGGTCGTCGAGATATGCCGCGGGGTGGGCACCCCCGGAAACCGGGACAACCCACCCTGCCTGGTGCCGGCCCGAAACGTCGATCGAGCTGCTGCTTCCTCCCCTGCTGCATCCGGAAAGCCCCGCCACGAGAAGAACGGCGGCACCATACAGAAGTTTTTTCATGTCACGCCTCATGTCACACTCCTTCGCCTGCGGGAATTCAGCGGTGGCAGCTGATGCATCTCTCGTTGTTCCCCCTGCCGTGGCAGCGGTAGCAGCTCGCGGGATCTATCTTCCCCTCGATTTTGTGAATGGTGAGGTAATCGCCGCGGTGCGGCATCTCGCGGTCCGGGCGGTTGCCATACTTCAGCGAGGGCTTCATCTCCACCTGGTTTGTGTGGCAGTCTGCGCAAAATGACCTCTTGTGGCAGCTGGCGCAGAGTCGGTCGTCACTCTGGGCGTAGAAGCGGTGATTCCTGACAAAGACCGCAGTATGGCTGAATGCGGAGAAGGATTTCAGGCTCCCCTTCTGCTGATCCTCGTGGCATTCCAGGCAATTCACCTGCTGCCCCACCGCGAGCGACTCGGGATGGGACTCCGGGAGGGACGGGAGCGCCGCCATCCGGGCACACCCGGCAAGAAGAAAGAGCGCTCCGGCGAGGATCAGGGGAAAGAGGCGTCTGGATATCGTTGTCATTTGGTCCCTCCTTTGCCGTCGTAGGCCATGTTGTAGGTCAGGCGCACGACCGCGCGCACCTCGTCGCTGAACTGCGGGTTGCTGCCGTAGGCGACGTCACCTGAGAGTGCCAGTGCCCGCGTCAGGTGATATCCCCCCGAAGCCGTCCCTTCCCAGGCGCTTTTTCTGCCGAAGATCTTCTCCTTGAAAAGGTAGGCGGTGAGGTCGAGGGCGCCGAAATAGGAGGGTGTATCGGTCATCAGGTAGCCGCGCACGGCGTGGTAGGAGGGGGACTGCGTCCCGCTGATGGCAAAGGACTGGTCGGCGCGCAGGTAGTGGTAGCCCCCCCCTGCGCGCACTCTGTTGTCGGCAAAGGAGAATTTCGCCTCCCCGCCGAAGCGGTCTGCTGTGCCGAGCTCACGCTTGTAGCGCCGGTACTCCGCGAAGAGCTCCCCCTTCCTGATCCGATAGGAGGCGCTTGCGCCGATGGAGCGCGACCGGTCGGCGGGGTCGAGGGCGGCGCCGGAGAAGAGCGCCCAGGTATAGAAATAGCTGCGATCCCGCTCTTCCTCGTAGCGCGCCGACACGGTTAGTTCCTGCACCGGCCGCACGTTGAGGAGATAGCTGTGCTCGGCGACCTGGCTCGTCTCGGTGTTGTAGCTGCTATGGCCGGTCAGCTCGACGGCACTGTGCGGGGCGAGCCACAGGTCACCTCCCACCAGGCGGTGGTTCCCGCCGGCATGTGTGGCGAGGCTCGGGGCCGCGCTCTCATAGACGCCGGAGAGTCCCACCTCCACTACCCCGCGGTACCGGTAGCTGACGCGGCCGCCGAAGAGGCCATCCCCCTTGCCGTCGCTCTCCTCCCCCGGCAGGTTGACGGTATGGACCGTCGCCCCGCCAAAGGCCGAGATTGCCAGACCGAAGGGAAGGTCGCTGCGGGCGCCGACCCCGTCAACCTGCTCGTTCACGATCCCCTCGTGCACGAAGAAGCGCCCCAGCCTGAGCTCGGCATTCGCATCTCGGGGCCGGTACTGCAGGTACCCGTAGGTGACGCTCCCCCCCCCTTGGTCGGTGTTGTAGCTCTTTTCCGCCAGATCGAGCCGCCCCCAGCCGTAGAAGTGGAGGGAGAGGCTGGAGCCGGAGAGCCGGTCCAGGTCGAGCCCCAGGAACTGGGTGAGGGGCGCCACGTCCTTCTTCGAACCCGCAGCGTCACGCTGCTCCAGCCGCAGGATTGTCGTTGACTCGACGGAGGTGAGCGCCCAGGAGGATGCGGGGATGGTCAATAGAGTGGAGAGAGGAAGCAGGCGACAAAGAAAGACTTTCATGGGAGCTCCTGTTCTGGACCAAGGCCATGAGATGTGAGGCAAAAAAGGTTGTCTGCGCACAGCAACATGCGAACCGGCTCATTGCCCGTCGCGGCAGGAAGCAGACTATTTGCCCGAGGCACCGGGAGGCTGTCGATCTCGCTGCAGGAGTAAAGTCTTTTCAGACCAGTGGAAATTAAGTGCTGGGGAGGAGGGCTTCAGGCCCGAAAGGAGGGTGTTCTTAAAGGAAAATAATATTGCAAAGAGATGCCGTCTCCGGCACCAGCGGATGTACCCCTGTACGATTTGTCGCTTCCCGTTGCAATCATCGACAGGGGGCGAGCTTATGTCGAGCGACTCACCCGGGGCGGCCGCGTCTCAACTGCACCTGCCGCCACAACAAGAGCGCACCCCACGCCAGAGAGAGGAGGATGAGGATGGTGCCGCACCCGTAGAAGATGCGGCCGATCAGGTGGTCGTACTGGAGCCAGCCGAGCTTTCCCAGCATGACTTCCCAGTCGTGGTAATCCTCTACCTCGCTCCCGGTGACGCCTCCAAGGAGTGGCAGCTCCCCCGCGCGGGCGTCGTCGGCATAGATCGCCACATCCATGAAGCTCTCCCCCAGCCACCACACCCCTACCGAAGCAGCGAAAGGGTTGCGCCGGGCGAGGAAGGCGCAGATCACCACGAGCGGCACCAGCAGCTGCCCGAGTGTCCCCCCGAGTACCGTCAGGAATCTGTTGCCGAGCACCCCGAAGATGACATGCCCCGCTTCGTGGAAGGGGAGGAGGGTGAGATGCAGCATGCTCTCTGCCGCATAGCCGCTGGCAATCGTCGCGCTCATGAAGCGCCACCCCCAGAAGACGAGAGCGGCAAAGAGGAGAGAACGGCCGACGACAAAGAAGTCAGGCTCTCCAGGCTCCACAGCGACGAGCGCCCCGCGCAGCCGTCCGAAAAGGTCCCCCGCCACTGCAGCAGTCGAAGCCACCGGGGGCGCAGCGGAGGCCGCCGAGGAAGACCGCCTCACCTTCGCAAATATGACCCCGCAGCGCTCGCAGGTGGTCATCCCCTCCCCTTGCTCGAAACCGCATTTAGGACAAATCATCGCTGTACCCCCCGCTCCTTCTCATCAACATGCTGTAGCACGTTGATGGCGCGGTAGTCCACCGCGAACTTTCACACCTGCCCCCCGCTGCCGCGACCACTTCATTACTTTTTTTTAAAGTTTTTCACGAGCCCGCCGAAGATCATTAGCACCTGCCAATATTTTGCACACTATTCCTTTCACCTTTGCCGATCTAAAGGAGGGACGCCATGCCTATCTATCTCGGACCGACAGAGCACCTCGACCAACCGGAGAACCTCATGGGGAACGGCCCGGCGCTGCGCGCGAAACTGAAGTCGTACATGGAGCGGCAAAGCAACCAACAGCACCTGACCCACGATCTCGATTCCCACAGAACGAGACTCGACGCCACCCCCCGCCGCAATACGGCAATGAGCAAGAGGAGATTCTGAAATATCCTCTATCTGCCGCCAATGAAAAAAGGGGAGCCAGCGTGAAGCCGGCTCCCCTTTTTTTGTCCGCTGGTACGGATCGGCTACATCATGCCGCCCATTCCGCCCATGCCACCCATGCCGCCCATGCCGCCAGGCATTGCCGGCATAGCGCCTTCTTCCCTCGGCTTGTCAGCGATCATCGCCTCGGTGGTCAGCATGAGACCTGCGATGGAAGCCGCGTTCTGCAGCGCGTAGCGGGAGACCTTCGTCGGGTCGATGATCCCTGCCTCCAGCATGTTGACGTAGGTGTCGTCAGCCGCGTTGTAGCCGAATGCCACGTCGCCGTTTTTCACCTTGTCCACCACGATGGAGCCGTCAACGCCCGCGTTCTGGGCGATCTGACGGATCGGCTCCTCGAGGGCGCGCTTGATGACGGTAACGCCGAACTGCTGCTCGGCCGGAAGCTCCAGGCCGTCAAGAGAGGAGAGTGCGCGCAGATAAGCGACGCCGCCGCCAGGGACGATACCCTCGTCGACTGCAGCGCGGGTTGCGTGCAGCGCGTCCTCGACGCGTGCCTTCTTCTCCTTCATCTCCACCTCGGTGGCGGCACCGACCTTGATCACTGCCACGCCGCCGACAAGCTTCGCCAGACGCTCCTGAAGCTTTTCGCGGTCGTAGTCGGAGGTGGTCTCCTCGATCTGGGCACGGATCATCTTCACGCGACCCTGGATGTCGCCCTCTGCGCCGTTGCCGTCGATGATGGTGGTGTTGTCCTTGTCGACGGTGATCTTCTTAGCGGTGCCGAGCATGTCGTAGGTGGTGTTCTCCAGTTTGAAACCGACTTCCTCGGAGATGACCTTGCCACCGGTGAGGACTGCGATGTCTTCGAGCATTGCCTTGCGGCGGTCGCCGAAGCCGGGAGCCTTCACAGCGCAGACGTTCAGCACGCCGCGCAGCTTGTTCACAACGAGGGTTGCCAGCGCCTCACCCTCGATGTCCTCGGCGATGATGAGGAGCGGACGGCCGGACTTGGCGGTCTGCTCGAGGATCGGGAGGAGGTCCTTCATGTTGGAGATCTTCTTGTCGTGGATCAGGATGGTGGCGTTCTCGAGGTTCGCCTCCATGCGCTCCGGATCGGTCACGAAGTACGGGGAGAGGTAGCCGCGGTCAAACTGCATACCTTCGACGGTCTCCAGGGTGGTCTCCATCGACTTTGCTTCCTCGACGGTGATGACCCCTTCCTTCCCGACCTTCTCCATCGCCTGGGCGATGATGTCGCCGATGGTGCGATCATTGTTGGCGGAGATGGTACCTACCTGGGCGATCTCCTTGTGGTCCTTGATCGGCTTGGAGATGTTCTTCAGCTCGCCGACGAGGGTCTCCACAGCCTGGTCGAGGCCGCGCTTGATCTCCATCGGGTTGTGACCTGCAGCGACAAGCTTCGCACCCTGGCGGTAGATCGCCTGGGCCAGAACGGTCGCGGTGGTGGTGCCGTCACCGGCGACGTCGGAGGTCTTGGAGGCGACTTCCTTCACCAGCTGGGCGCCCATGTTCTCGAACTTGTCCTCGAGCTCGATCTCTTTTGCTACGGTCACGCCGTCCTTGGTGATGAGGGGTGCGCCGTACGACTTCTCGATGACGACGTTGCGCCCTTTGGGGCCGAGGGTAACCTTCACGGCGTCTGCCAGTGTATTTACACCTTTGAGGATGCTGTTTCTCGCGTCCTGGTCAAACTTGATGAGCTTTGCAGCCATGGTCAAATATCCTCCTTAGGATGGTTATGGCGCCGGCGCTTTGCGAAACGCGAAAGGGGACTTCCGGCATGTCCCGCGCGCCCGGCGACTGGTGTTTTGCCCTGCCTGGTTCCGGTCGTCGGTTTAGTTCTCCACCACGCCGAGGATGTCGTCTTCGCGCATGATCAGGTAGTCCTCACCATCGAGCTTCACTTCGCTCCCTGCGTACTTCCCGAAGAGCACCTTGTCGCCGACCTTCAGATCGACCGGGAACACCTTGCCATCCTCACCCCTTTTACCCTTGCCGACAGCAACGACTTCGCCCTGCTGCGGCTTTTCTTTCGCGGTCTCGGGAATGTAAAGCCCACCGGCTGTCATTGTCTCTTCCTGAACCCTCTTCACGATGATGCGGTCCTGCAACGGTCTGAGATTCATACCTTCCTCTCCTTTCTTCGAGATGCCAGATCTCTTTATAGTTTCAAAAAATATTAGCACTCAAAATGGTTGAGTGCTAAACACTCGACAAATATAATCAGGCTCCGGGCAAAAATCAAGGGGCCCACC
The DNA window shown above is from Geomonas sp. RF6 and carries:
- a CDS encoding CxxxxCH/CxxCH domain c-type cytochrome, with protein sequence MKKLLYGAAVLLVAGLSGCSRGGSSSSIDVSGRHQAGWVVPVSGGAHPAAYLDDPNACKECHGSDYAGGISKVSCFSADRNGVGCHAGGPSGHPAGWADPDAHGAAANARAAGITGLPHCQACHGADLGGGISRRSCLNTAGCHGAQVAAPHSQKPWRSSIGGRTHSSADASNARACAVCHTGGANSSRKPSDPAPAGTEPGCFNNTLCHGVEGHPTGWSAAARHGAAANAVAGGSTGLSSCTPCHGSDYSGGSAQQGCFNDASCHGSGISAPHPATPWLSTSGGPSHSTTDTSNAGQCALCHAAGANSSRTPQAGDPVGASGCFDNSLCHAQIGHPAGWGAAAQHGAQAKKAPGSASGFAYCQQCHGTSFANGSATSCLNNSACHGSAVLAPHPRKPWFSSTGGASHATADQRNVTVCAQCHTAGANSTIKPPTTVAAAPGCFNNTLCHFHQLPFAPSATIPPSLHGGEAKKDLTVCQACHGTKGTTAFDGTTLADGTRTAACSSCHTFAKAHPTDWQGSGAFSHRTAGSIAKACAVCHDVSQGRTAPLPAAPSCFSTTFTNALGQARTCHSNGPGNAPHAVPYNNHNATARGNFGYCLGCHQVGADVPLTGGKTIPRCLTCHIADPTAVATGCTSCHATPPGGTSYPDVAAVHGSHSAINLPAGESTVCAECHSGLGVGTVDHLNRSRARAATVLANPVVFGALASSGGLTPAYTAAGRSCSNTYCHGNGPEMDKPASAVLAPSWGSPFLTGVAASDCTKCHGYPPANATHAGMTPVNCITCHPHVNAAGTGFTDRTKHVNGAIEATGAHVVPYFTHNAVAAPTCLKSNGGCHNTGVGGSAAANQYPLAKDATTGAPDCMSCHTVANPLLAGNGKGNCRSCHGTGGTGNLAAPTGTLFPNIKRRHPTHHGSVCGTCHPGVSNTGFGTQAGSGAGVNHGPNKNRLSGTTQTNTVQTTTGITVNTPRGSSASCSHGSLIVSGCHDGPGVQSW
- a CDS encoding cytochrome C is translated as MTTISRRLFPLILAGALFLLAGCARMAALPSLPESHPESLAVGQQVNCLECHEDQQKGSLKSFSAFSHTAVFVRNHRFYAQSDDRLCASCHKRSFCADCHTNQVEMKPSLKYGNRPDREMPHRGDYLTIHKIEGKIDPASCYRCHGRGNNERCISCHR
- the groL gene encoding chaperonin GroEL (60 kDa chaperone family; promotes refolding of misfolded polypeptides especially under stressful conditions; forms two stacked rings of heptamers to form a barrel-shaped 14mer; ends can be capped by GroES; misfolded proteins enter the barrel where they are refolded when GroES binds) gives rise to the protein MAAKLIKFDQDARNSILKGVNTLADAVKVTLGPKGRNVVIEKSYGAPLITKDGVTVAKEIELEDKFENMGAQLVKEVASKTSDVAGDGTTTATVLAQAIYRQGAKLVAAGHNPMEIKRGLDQAVETLVGELKNISKPIKDHKEIAQVGTISANNDRTIGDIIAQAMEKVGKEGVITVEEAKSMETTLETVEGMQFDRGYLSPYFVTDPERMEANLENATILIHDKKISNMKDLLPILEQTAKSGRPLLIIAEDIEGEALATLVVNKLRGVLNVCAVKAPGFGDRRKAMLEDIAVLTGGKVISEEVGFKLENTTYDMLGTAKKITVDKDNTTIIDGNGAEGDIQGRVKMIRAQIEETTSDYDREKLQERLAKLVGGVAVIKVGAATEVEMKEKKARVEDALHATRAAVDEGIVPGGGVAYLRALSSLDGLELPAEQQFGVTVIKRALEEPIRQIAQNAGVDGSIVVDKVKNGDVAFGYNAADDTYVNMLEAGIIDPTKVSRYALQNAASIAGLMLTTEAMIADKPREEGAMPAMPGGMGGMGGMGGMGGMM
- the groES gene encoding co-chaperone GroES — its product is MNLRPLQDRIIVKRVQEETMTAGGLYIPETAKEKPQQGEVVAVGKGKRGEDGKVFPVDLKVGDKVLFGKYAGSEVKLDGEDYLIMREDDILGVVEN